A single Elaeis guineensis isolate ETL-2024a chromosome 15, EG11, whole genome shotgun sequence DNA region contains:
- the LOC140854013 gene encoding uncharacterized protein encodes MDESFDLRVKRLFGFRLFESIPRSSFPASSSSVVDGEVERREWNREHGTGSDRDDTPCLSAFVEGGFFEKKVKGVRDTKKDQFEDDLDELDEGEDGGGGGGGGGIGMEDGGMMGI; translated from the coding sequence ATGGATGAGAGCTTCGACTTACGAGTGAAGCGACTGTTTGGTTTCCGGCTCTTCGAGTCAATCCCTAGGAGCTCCTTCCCGGCATCTTCGTCGTCAGTCGTCGATGGGGAGGTTGAGCGCCGCGAGTGGAACCGCGAGCACGGCACTGGCTCCGACCGCGATGACACCCCTTGCTTGTCTGCCTTCGTCGAGGGCGGTTTCTTCGAGAAGAAGGTCAAGGGCGTGAGGGATACCAAGAAGGATCAGTTTGAAGACGACCTCGATGAGCTGGATGAGGGCGAGGAtggcggcggaggaggaggaggaggaggaatagGAATGGAGGATGGTGGGATGATGGGGATATAG